The following are from one region of the Anaeropeptidivorans aminofermentans genome:
- a CDS encoding aldehyde dehydrogenase family protein: MDYQKLYINGEWVDGASGEWIEVENPADKSIIAKVPKGNTEDVDRAVKAAKEAFKTWQYSKIEDRVSLMEKVVKGLRDNVDLLTDTIMKELGCAYEFTHNVHVLDFVAEAENYVKNARTYEFEERLEKSIVRREPVGIVGGLTPWNFPLEQIVKKVIPGLLAGNCIILKPSQMTPLTAYILTDMIDKAGFPKGTFNLVTGRAGEVGNALALHEDVDMISFTGSTAGGREVAKLALSNIKKLALELGGKSAAVIMEGGNYSHGVRSVLDTVFLNGGQTCNAFTRLLVPRSCQKEIEEIILEQSKDYKVGNPADKSINIGPLASQKQFDKVKEYIKVGIEEGARMLLGSVPEGCETGYYVEPVVFTDVNNKMRIAQEEIFGPVLVVIPYDTIDEAVEIANDSIYGLAGAVYGPTDEEAYETAKKIRTGSIYVNEGTWDLNAPFGGYKQSGLGREGGIEGFEEFLEIKTLYI; encoded by the coding sequence ATGGACTATCAAAAGCTTTATATTAACGGTGAATGGGTTGACGGCGCAAGCGGAGAATGGATAGAAGTTGAAAACCCGGCGGATAAATCCATTATAGCTAAGGTTCCCAAGGGAAATACCGAAGATGTTGACAGGGCCGTGAAAGCAGCAAAAGAGGCCTTTAAAACATGGCAATACTCGAAAATTGAAGACAGGGTTTCTTTAATGGAAAAGGTAGTGAAAGGCTTAAGAGATAATGTTGACCTTCTTACAGATACGATTATGAAAGAGCTGGGCTGTGCTTATGAATTTACGCACAATGTTCATGTTCTTGATTTTGTTGCCGAAGCCGAAAACTACGTAAAAAATGCCAGAACATATGAATTTGAAGAAAGACTTGAAAAATCCATCGTAAGAAGAGAGCCTGTAGGCATTGTAGGCGGCCTCACCCCATGGAACTTCCCCTTGGAGCAAATAGTTAAAAAAGTTATTCCAGGCCTTCTTGCAGGCAATTGTATTATTTTAAAGCCAAGCCAAATGACCCCTCTTACAGCTTACATACTTACAGATATGATTGATAAAGCAGGCTTCCCAAAAGGAACCTTTAATCTTGTAACAGGAAGAGCCGGAGAAGTAGGCAATGCTCTTGCTTTGCATGAAGATGTAGATATGATTTCCTTTACCGGTTCAACTGCCGGGGGCCGTGAAGTTGCTAAGCTTGCCCTTTCCAATATTAAAAAGCTTGCTTTAGAGCTTGGCGGAAAATCTGCCGCTGTCATAATGGAGGGCGGAAATTACAGCCATGGCGTACGTTCTGTTCTCGATACGGTATTTTTAAACGGCGGCCAAACCTGCAATGCTTTTACAAGGCTTCTCGTTCCAAGGTCCTGCCAGAAAGAAATAGAAGAAATCATACTTGAACAAAGCAAAGATTATAAGGTTGGTAATCCTGCCGACAAATCCATAAACATCGGGCCTCTTGCTTCCCAGAAGCAATTTGACAAGGTAAAGGAATATATTAAAGTTGGTATAGAAGAAGGCGCAAGAATGCTTCTCGGTTCTGTTCCTGAAGGCTGCGAAACAGGATATTATGTAGAACCCGTAGTTTTTACCGATGTAAATAATAAAATGAGAATCGCACAGGAAGAAATTTTCGGTCCTGTTCTCGTAGTGATTCCTTATGACACCATAGACGAAGCTGTAGAAATCGCAAACGACAGCATCTACGGTCTTGCAGGCGCTGTATACGGCCCAACTGATGAAGAAGCCTATGAAACAGCAAAGAAAATAAGAACCGGCTCCATTTACGTAAATGAAGGAACATGGGATTTAAACGCCCCCTTCGGCGGATACAAACAATCCGGCCTTGGCCGCGAAGGCGGAATTGAAGGCTTTGAAGAATTCCTTGAAATAAAAACATTATATATTTAG
- a CDS encoding GntR family transcriptional regulator gives MYDVGDYSKKNLSSMVADYIKDHILTGSLKSGDRVIESKLSEALNISRAPVREAMRELEKEGLITVTPRKGAHITEFNLDDIKEIFDIRLLLEVDIIKIIFENDLLTDKDIRNLTEIVNQMVAVALSSEEMEKKTMTINTLDIQFHTYIWEKSGSFRRVKILKDMFFQLRMAMMYDTKMTDNLCDTASDHYAIIKSLKEKDIRACELHLREHIMTYKSSGM, from the coding sequence ATGTATGATGTAGGAGACTATTCAAAAAAGAACCTCAGCTCTATGGTCGCAGACTATATTAAAGACCATATCCTTACTGGTTCTCTTAAATCCGGAGATAGGGTTATAGAAAGTAAATTATCCGAGGCGCTGAATATAAGCAGAGCCCCTGTAAGAGAGGCCATGCGAGAGCTTGAAAAAGAAGGCCTTATTACCGTGACCCCTAGAAAAGGCGCTCACATTACGGAATTCAACCTTGATGACATTAAGGAAATATTTGATATAAGGCTTCTTTTAGAAGTAGATATTATAAAAATTATATTTGAGAACGATCTTCTTACCGATAAGGATATCAGAAACCTTACGGAAATAGTAAATCAAATGGTTGCAGTAGCCCTTTCCTCCGAGGAAATGGAGAAAAAAACCATGACTATTAATACGCTTGATATCCAGTTCCACACTTATATTTGGGAAAAATCAGGAAGCTTCCGGAGGGTAAAAATACTGAAGGATATGTTCTTTCAGCTTCGCATGGCAATGATGTATGATACAAAAATGACAGATAATTTATGCGATACGGCAAGCGACCACTATGCCATCATAAAAAGCCTTAAAGAAAAGGATATAAGAGCCTGCGAGCTCCATTTAAGAGAGCATATTATGACCTATAAAAGCAGTGGTATGTAG
- a CDS encoding branched-chain amino acid ABC transporter permease, producing the protein MKNIKFLSEKKKAGHLPEAMKKPWVMGVCILLLFLLPFIVNNIYVLHVINLVLYYIILSVSLDLQVGFLGLMNFGQVGFAAIGSYTVGILTTRVITGSGGFWIALLLGGVLAGIVGLLVGLTTYRIRGDFFCIVTLGFGEVIRYIALNWIPVTNGPMGISGVPSVSIMGSAFNKNQYYWLVLILTLFTVMLALRLKNSYIGRAWIAMREDSLAAESMGVNLVRYKVLNIGISAALAGLAGGFFAAYLNYVSPMTFTSNESLNVMCMVILGGKGSVFGAMVGAAILTSTPEILRPVADYRLLLYGVIMLLFMIFRPKGVLGK; encoded by the coding sequence ATGAAAAATATAAAGTTTTTAAGTGAAAAGAAAAAAGCCGGGCATCTGCCTGAAGCTATGAAAAAGCCTTGGGTCATGGGCGTTTGTATTCTTCTTTTATTCCTTCTGCCCTTTATTGTAAATAATATTTATGTGCTTCACGTCATCAACCTTGTTTTATATTACATCATCCTTTCTGTAAGCCTTGACTTGCAGGTAGGTTTTCTTGGACTTATGAATTTCGGGCAGGTAGGCTTTGCCGCCATCGGTTCTTATACGGTAGGCATTCTTACAACGAGAGTGATTACCGGTTCAGGGGGCTTTTGGATAGCGCTTTTGCTGGGAGGAGTTCTTGCGGGCATCGTAGGGCTTCTTGTAGGCCTTACGACCTATAGAATAAGAGGCGATTTTTTCTGTATCGTAACCTTAGGCTTCGGAGAAGTAATAAGGTATATCGCCCTTAACTGGATTCCCGTAACCAACGGCCCCATGGGTATTTCAGGCGTGCCGTCGGTAAGCATTATGGGCTCTGCCTTTAATAAAAATCAGTATTACTGGCTTGTGCTGATTCTTACTTTATTTACGGTAATGCTTGCCCTGCGGCTTAAAAATTCCTACATAGGCAGAGCATGGATTGCCATGAGAGAAGACTCTCTTGCGGCGGAATCCATGGGAGTAAATCTTGTTCGGTACAAGGTTTTGAATATAGGTATTTCCGCGGCTTTGGCAGGTCTTGCAGGAGGTTTTTTCGCAGCATACTTAAATTATGTTTCCCCTATGACATTTACGTCTAATGAAAGCCTTAACGTTATGTGTATGGTTATTCTCGGAGGAAAAGGCTCCGTATTCGGGGCCATGGTAGGCGCCGCGATTCTTACAAGCACACCGGAAATATTAAGGCCGGTTGCGGATTACAGGCTTTTATTATACGGAGTCATCATGCTTCTGTTTATGATATTCAGACCGAAAGGAGTATTAGGGAAATGA
- a CDS encoding ABC transporter substrate-binding protein, producing the protein MRFRTWICIFLIVIFTLTGCSSANKSGDIVIGFAGPLTGDSALWGQSALKAAKIAVEECNSAGGINGRKIVLLEGDDKGDPKEAASVAQKYTANPNVIGILGHIFGSCEMVAGPIYQAAGIPNMVSTASAPDIPFIGNYVFRINVGDVVAAQQNADYIVENMGIKKMAVIYDNTDYGVAYKDALIERATSLGCEITAVEVFVGSGQDRDFTVQLTKIKETNPEALFLSCYGPDAGLICDQARKLGFEGTFLGLDSTNSQHFIDLAKEAAEGTVISTYFDRNIDDPAAKEFVEKYESKYNESTFPSAPYAYDAMNVLIDSLKRCETIDRKSLRDAIEQTKDLPGVTGLINFDENGDRPVAWNIIIEVKNGEFVLRDVVQ; encoded by the coding sequence ATGAGGTTTAGAACTTGGATTTGTATTTTTCTTATCGTTATTTTTACTTTGACAGGCTGCTCCAGTGCAAATAAAAGTGGTGATATTGTTATTGGCTTTGCCGGCCCGTTGACAGGAGACAGCGCCCTCTGGGGACAAAGTGCTTTAAAGGCGGCCAAAATAGCCGTAGAAGAGTGCAATTCAGCCGGGGGAATCAACGGACGGAAAATAGTTCTTTTGGAAGGCGACGACAAAGGAGACCCTAAAGAAGCAGCAAGCGTAGCTCAGAAATACACAGCGAACCCTAATGTAATCGGCATTTTAGGCCATATCTTCGGTTCGTGTGAAATGGTTGCAGGGCCCATCTATCAGGCGGCCGGCATACCGAATATGGTTTCTACTGCGTCAGCTCCCGATATACCGTTTATTGGAAATTACGTATTCCGTATAAACGTAGGAGACGTTGTTGCGGCACAGCAGAACGCGGATTACATAGTAGAAAACATGGGCATAAAGAAAATGGCAGTAATATATGACAACACAGATTATGGTGTTGCCTATAAAGATGCCCTTATCGAAAGAGCCACGTCTTTAGGCTGTGAAATAACTGCCGTTGAAGTTTTCGTAGGAAGCGGACAGGACAGAGATTTTACCGTTCAGCTTACGAAAATAAAAGAAACTAATCCTGAAGCTTTGTTTTTAAGCTGCTATGGACCGGACGCAGGCCTTATATGCGACCAGGCAAGAAAGCTTGGCTTTGAAGGCACATTTTTAGGCCTTGACTCCACCAATAGCCAGCATTTTATAGATTTAGCTAAGGAAGCAGCTGAAGGAACCGTAATATCAACTTATTTCGACAGAAATATAGATGACCCCGCCGCAAAAGAATTTGTTGAAAAATACGAGTCCAAATATAATGAATCTACCTTCCCGTCGGCTCCTTATGCATATGACGCCATGAATGTTCTTATCGACAGCCTGAAAAGGTGCGAGACCATAGACAGGAAAAGCTTAAGGGATGCTATAGAACAGACAAAGGACCTTCCGGGCGTAACCGGCCTTATTAATTTTGATGAAAACGGTGACAGGCCCGTTGCTTGGAATATTATAATCGAGGTTAAAAACGGAGAATTTGTTTTAAGAGATGTTGTTCAGTAG
- a CDS encoding branched-chain amino acid ABC transporter permease encodes MFLQQIINSITIGGVYSLVAVGYTLVYGVLGLINFSHGSIYTFGAFFAYTLMAKVGLPFGAAFVGSMLLTSMLGFIVERSGYYPVRKSPVISQIVSVVAVSIILDNVAMLIWGSASKSFPTVSLPKAFSIGAVNVSLMQVLIIALAFVIMLFLFFLVYKTKVGTSMRATSLDVDAARLMGINVERVRLMTFCLSAALASSAGSLIGVYYGSVVFNMGYGVVIKAFVVAILGGMGNVVGAMIGGLMLGTIETFGAAYISSGWKDAFAYIVLVIVLLFKPSGLLGSYEQEKV; translated from the coding sequence ATGTTTTTACAACAAATAATAAATTCGATAACCATCGGAGGGGTTTATTCCTTGGTTGCCGTAGGCTATACACTGGTTTATGGCGTACTGGGGCTTATTAATTTCTCCCATGGTTCCATATATACTTTCGGGGCGTTTTTCGCATACACCCTTATGGCTAAAGTAGGCCTTCCCTTTGGAGCGGCCTTCGTGGGTTCTATGCTGCTTACGTCCATGCTTGGCTTTATTGTTGAAAGGAGCGGGTATTATCCTGTTCGGAAATCTCCCGTAATAAGCCAGATCGTAAGCGTTGTGGCCGTATCTATCATCCTTGATAATGTGGCAATGCTTATATGGGGCTCGGCTTCCAAATCCTTTCCAACGGTAAGCCTGCCTAAGGCCTTTTCCATAGGCGCTGTAAACGTATCCTTAATGCAGGTATTAATTATAGCATTGGCGTTTGTAATAATGCTTTTCCTTTTCTTTTTAGTATATAAAACAAAAGTAGGAACCTCCATGAGAGCCACAAGCTTAGACGTAGACGCGGCAAGACTTATGGGTATTAATGTTGAAAGAGTAAGATTAATGACATTTTGCTTAAGCGCCGCTTTGGCATCGTCTGCCGGAAGCCTTATAGGCGTGTATTACGGCTCTGTTGTATTTAACATGGGCTACGGCGTTGTAATAAAAGCTTTCGTAGTTGCCATTCTCGGAGGCATGGGAAATGTAGTAGGCGCAATGATTGGGGGGCTTATGCTGGGTACCATTGAAACCTTCGGCGCAGCCTATATTTCCTCTGGATGGAAAGATGCTTTTGCATATATCGTGCTTGTTATCGTGCTTTTATTTAAGCCCAGCGGACTTTTAGGCTCCTATGAGCAAGAAAAGGTATAG
- a CDS encoding ABC transporter ATP-binding protein — protein MTNDTNTDILVGKKIVKKFGGLTAVKEVDFNIRRGGTIGLIGPNGAGKTTLFNCITGNHKPTSGEILYKGKDLVPLKVYDITKTGISRTFQNIRLFKSMTVTENVLLGMHIHINQNIKDTILRTKRFKEDEKAKLEKALSIIEICGLINVKNELATNLSYGEQRRLEIARALATQPELLLLDEPTAGMNPNETHALSEFINEMKAQFNLTIILIEHDMKFVMGLCERIMVLNNGSKIADGPPKEIQNNEEVIEAYLGRGALSVTN, from the coding sequence ATGACAAATGATACTAATACGGACATTTTAGTAGGTAAAAAAATAGTCAAAAAATTCGGCGGGCTTACGGCTGTAAAGGAAGTTGATTTTAACATAAGAAGGGGCGGAACCATAGGCCTTATAGGGCCTAACGGCGCAGGAAAAACGACCCTTTTCAACTGTATTACGGGAAACCATAAGCCTACAAGCGGAGAAATCCTCTATAAGGGAAAGGATTTGGTTCCCTTAAAGGTATACGATATTACAAAAACGGGGATTTCAAGAACTTTTCAGAATATAAGGCTTTTTAAAAGCATGACGGTTACGGAAAACGTTCTTTTAGGCATGCATATCCATATCAATCAAAATATAAAGGATACCATACTGAGAACGAAAAGGTTCAAAGAAGACGAAAAAGCAAAGCTTGAAAAGGCCCTTTCCATTATAGAAATATGCGGCCTTATAAATGTAAAGAACGAGCTTGCTACAAACCTTTCCTACGGTGAGCAGAGAAGGCTTGAAATTGCAAGGGCCCTGGCTACCCAGCCGGAGCTGCTGCTTCTTGATGAGCCTACGGCAGGCATGAATCCCAACGAAACCCACGCCCTTTCTGAATTTATCAACGAAATGAAGGCTCAGTTTAATTTGACTATTATTCTTATAGAGCACGATATGAAATTCGTTATGGGGCTTTGCGAAAGAATCATGGTTTTAAATAACGGTTCTAAAATAGCGGATGGCCCTCCCAAGGAAATACAGAACAATGAAGAAGTAATCGAGGCTTACTTAGGAAGGGGGGCATTAAGTGTTACAAATTAA
- a CDS encoding cyclic lactone autoinducer peptide, with protein sequence MKKIQMYLIRTMATGVASMALFMGINSISPACFLCFNQPKMPEEILKFKK encoded by the coding sequence ATGAAAAAAATTCAAATGTACCTTATCAGAACTATGGCTACAGGAGTTGCATCAATGGCATTATTTATGGGAATCAACTCCATTTCTCCAGCATGCTTCTTATGCTTCAATCAGCCTAAGATGCCTGAAGAAATCTTAAAGTTCAAGAAGTAA
- a CDS encoding GGDEF domain-containing protein, which translates to MNNNYLTDKYEESLAPLKEQFFDVLNRKSITTVFQPIISLRDGSIFGYEALSRGPEDTEMQSPNILFEYAEKLEKTWDLELICRTKAIEAFHSLKTKLKLFLNVNPKIIHDIKFKKGFTKEYLFKYGMDPENIIFEITERGSIDNISDLVRTINNYKNQNYKIAIDDAGAGYSGLNMISDINPHFIKLDMNLIRDIDKDVTRQSLIKSFAEFASLTNTYLVAEGIETEKELLKLIDIGIHYGQGFFIQKPGPETRPISNDVILTINEANRRKNHLFDQKSSELYIGNISTMQNTITPKMLINQVYELMEKDPSISGFCITEDEIIKGVITRNELYRNLSGLYGFNLYSKRPVKDIMSKTFLQVDYYESIENVAKKAMGREYNRLYDFISITKEGKYSGIVTVKDLLEKTIQVEVNNAKHLNPLSGLPGNILIEKKLEENIFSRSKAFILYLDIDNFKAYNDVYGFENGDRIIKCLAQILKKTIGSDDDFIGHIGGDDFVAIVHSDDIEPICKKIIQDFDSSIIEFYNRHDLEKGYITTKNRHGTEEDFPLLSLSVVAVLSNKYNTLSEMTVEMAKLKKICKQSIGSKYLL; encoded by the coding sequence ATGAATAATAACTATTTGACAGATAAATATGAGGAATCTCTGGCGCCGCTTAAAGAACAATTTTTCGACGTGCTAAACAGAAAAAGTATAACTACTGTTTTTCAGCCCATTATATCTTTAAGGGACGGTTCTATATTCGGATATGAAGCCCTGAGCAGAGGCCCTGAGGATACAGAAATGCAAAGCCCCAATATACTTTTTGAGTACGCCGAGAAACTTGAAAAAACATGGGATTTGGAGCTTATATGCAGAACGAAGGCAATCGAAGCATTTCACAGCCTTAAAACAAAGCTTAAGCTGTTTTTAAACGTAAACCCTAAAATAATACACGATATAAAATTTAAAAAGGGCTTTACAAAAGAGTATCTTTTTAAATACGGAATGGACCCGGAAAATATTATATTTGAAATTACGGAAAGAGGGTCTATCGATAATATTTCTGATTTGGTAAGAACCATCAATAACTATAAAAATCAGAATTATAAAATAGCCATAGACGATGCCGGGGCAGGATATTCCGGCCTGAATATGATTTCCGATATAAACCCCCATTTTATTAAGCTTGATATGAACCTTATCAGGGATATCGATAAAGATGTTACAAGGCAATCCCTTATAAAAAGCTTTGCCGAATTTGCTTCTCTTACAAATACATATCTTGTTGCCGAAGGCATAGAAACGGAAAAAGAGCTTTTAAAGCTTATAGATATAGGGATTCATTACGGCCAGGGCTTTTTTATCCAAAAGCCGGGGCCTGAAACAAGGCCCATATCAAACGACGTAATTCTTACAATCAATGAAGCAAACCGCAGAAAGAACCATCTTTTCGACCAGAAGTCATCGGAGCTTTATATAGGCAATATATCCACAATGCAAAACACCATAACCCCCAAAATGCTTATCAATCAGGTTTATGAGCTTATGGAAAAGGACCCTTCCATATCAGGCTTTTGCATAACAGAAGACGAAATAATAAAAGGCGTAATTACAAGAAATGAGCTTTACCGTAATCTTTCGGGGCTTTACGGTTTTAATTTATATTCCAAAAGACCTGTAAAGGACATTATGAGTAAGACGTTTTTGCAGGTAGACTATTACGAAAGTATAGAAAATGTAGCGAAGAAAGCAATGGGCAGAGAATATAACCGCCTTTATGATTTCATTTCCATAACCAAGGAGGGAAAATATTCCGGTATCGTAACCGTAAAGGACCTGCTTGAAAAGACCATTCAGGTAGAAGTCAATAACGCAAAGCATTTGAATCCTTTATCGGGGCTTCCGGGAAATATTCTCATTGAAAAAAAGCTTGAAGAAAATATTTTTTCCCGGTCCAAGGCTTTCATATTGTATTTGGATATTGATAATTTTAAGGCATATAATGATGTTTACGGCTTTGAAAACGGCGACCGAATAATAAAATGCCTTGCTCAGATTTTAAAAAAAACCATTGGATCAGACGATGATTTCATAGGCCATATCGGCGGAGACGATTTCGTGGCTATTGTACACAGCGATGATATAGAGCCGATTTGTAAAAAAATAATACAGGATTTTGATTCCTCTATTATAGAATTTTATAACCGCCATGATCTGGAAAAAGGCTATATAACCACCAAAAACAGACATGGAACGGAGGAGGATTTTCCTCTTTTGTCTCTTTCTGTAGTTGCCGTTTTAAGCAATAAATACAATACCTTATCTGAAATGACTGTAGAAATGGCGAAGCTTAAGAAAATCTGCAAGCAAAGCATTGGGAGCAAATACTTATTATAA